The Streptomyces pactum genome contains a region encoding:
- the coaA gene encoding type I pantothenate kinase: MISPVPSIPRSAHRQRPEASPYVDLTRPEWSALRDKTPLSLTAEEVEKLRGLGDVIDLDEVRDIYLPLSRLLNLYVGATDGLRGALNTFLGEQGSQSGTPFVIGVAGSVAVGKSTVARLLQALLSRWPEHPRVELVTTDGFLLPTKELQTRGLMSRKGFPESYDRRALTRFVADIKAGKGEVTAPVYSHLIYDIVPDQKLVVRRPDILIVEGLNVLQPALPGKDGRTRVGLADYFDFSVYVDARTEDIEHWYLSRFRKLRETAFQNPSSYFRKYTQVSEEEALDYARTTWRTINKPNLVENVAPTRGRATLILRKGPDHKVQRLSLRKL; the protein is encoded by the coding sequence GTGATCTCTCCGGTCCCCTCGATACCCCGGAGCGCCCACCGGCAGCGGCCGGAGGCGTCTCCCTACGTCGACCTCACCCGCCCCGAGTGGAGCGCGCTGCGCGACAAGACGCCGCTGTCCCTCACCGCCGAGGAGGTCGAGAAGCTGCGCGGCCTCGGCGACGTCATCGACCTCGACGAGGTGCGGGACATCTACCTCCCGCTGTCCCGGCTCCTCAACCTCTACGTCGGCGCCACCGACGGACTGCGCGGCGCGCTGAACACCTTCCTCGGTGAACAGGGCTCGCAGTCCGGCACCCCCTTCGTCATAGGGGTCGCCGGGTCGGTCGCGGTCGGCAAGTCCACCGTCGCCCGGCTGCTCCAGGCACTGCTGTCCCGCTGGCCCGAGCACCCGCGCGTCGAGCTGGTCACCACCGACGGCTTCCTGCTGCCCACCAAGGAGCTCCAGACCCGCGGCCTGATGTCCCGCAAGGGCTTCCCCGAGTCGTACGACCGCCGGGCCCTGACCCGCTTCGTCGCCGACATCAAGGCGGGCAAGGGCGAGGTGACCGCCCCGGTCTACTCCCACCTCATCTACGACATCGTCCCGGACCAGAAGCTCGTCGTGCGCCGCCCCGACATCCTGATCGTCGAGGGCCTCAACGTGCTCCAGCCCGCGCTGCCCGGCAAGGACGGCCGCACCAGGGTCGGTCTCGCCGACTACTTCGACTTCAGCGTGTACGTCGACGCCCGCACCGAGGACATCGAGCACTGGTACCTCAGCCGCTTCCGCAAGCTGCGCGAGACCGCGTTCCAGAACCCGTCCTCGTACTTCCGCAAGTACACCCAGGTGTCGGAGGAGGAGGCCCTCGACTACGCCCGCACCACCTGGCGCACCATCAACAAGCCCAACCTGGTGGAGAACGTGGCCCCCACCCGGGGCCGGGCCACCCTGATCCTGCGCAAGGGGCCCGATCACAAGGTGCAGCGGCTGAGTCTGCGCAAGCTGTGA
- a CDS encoding ASCH domain-containing protein, translated as MTPEPASAPTDLAALPRAEFAFPGPLRDQLVAAILDGSKTSTTGLVVDYEHEGEPLPEAGSREVVVDSHDRPVAVIEVTDVRVVPLAEVDLAHAVDEGEGYTSVAEWRTGHERFWHSEEMRAALNDPGFTVDDATPAVLQRFRLVTVVHSADG; from the coding sequence ATGACACCTGAACCCGCCTCGGCGCCCACGGACCTCGCCGCGCTGCCCAGGGCCGAGTTCGCCTTCCCCGGTCCCCTGCGCGACCAGCTCGTCGCGGCGATCCTCGACGGCTCCAAGACGTCGACGACCGGCCTCGTCGTCGACTACGAGCACGAGGGCGAGCCACTGCCGGAAGCCGGGAGCCGCGAGGTGGTCGTCGACTCCCACGACCGTCCGGTCGCCGTCATCGAGGTGACCGACGTGCGCGTCGTTCCGCTGGCCGAGGTGGACCTCGCCCACGCGGTGGACGAGGGCGAGGGGTACACGAGCGTGGCCGAGTGGCGGACGGGCCACGAACGGTTCTGGCACAGCGAGGAGATGCGCGCGGCCCTGAACGACCCGGGCTTCACCGTGGACGACGCGACCCCGGCGGTCCTGCAACGCTTCCGCCTGGTCACCGTGGTGCACTCGGCCGACGGGTGA
- a CDS encoding DUF397 domain-containing protein → MITPDNWRKSSYSGAGDGNSCVEIASSPAHVAVRDSKTPARATLTFPAGAFATFIDALKPAHSTVTDFARFRG, encoded by the coding sequence GTGATCACCCCCGACAACTGGCGCAAGTCCTCCTACTCCGGCGCCGGTGACGGCAACTCCTGTGTGGAGATAGCCAGCTCCCCCGCCCACGTCGCCGTCCGCGACTCCAAGACTCCGGCCAGGGCCACCCTCACCTTCCCGGCCGGCGCCTTCGCCACCTTCATCGACGCCCTGAAGCCCGCTCACTCCACCGTCACCGACTTCGCCAGGTTCCGGGGCTGA
- the rplM gene encoding 50S ribosomal protein L13: MRTYSPKPGDVTRQWHVIDAQDVVLGRLATTAASILRGKHKPIYAPHVDTGDFVIIINADKVHLSGNKRTQKMAYRHSGYPGGLRSVRYDELLDKNPEKAVEKAIKGMLPKNSLGRQMLSKLKVYKGDQHPHGAQQPQPFEITQVAQ; the protein is encoded by the coding sequence GTGCGTACGTACAGCCCCAAGCCCGGCGATGTGACGCGCCAGTGGCACGTCATCGACGCTCAGGACGTCGTCCTGGGTCGTCTGGCCACCACTGCGGCCTCCATCCTGCGCGGCAAGCACAAGCCGATCTACGCGCCCCACGTCGACACCGGTGACTTCGTCATCATCATCAACGCCGACAAGGTGCACCTCTCCGGCAACAAGCGGACCCAGAAGATGGCGTACCGCCACTCCGGCTACCCGGGCGGTCTCCGCTCGGTGCGCTACGACGAGCTGCTGGACAAGAACCCCGAGAAGGCCGTCGAGAAGGCCATCAAGGGCATGCTCCCCAAGAACTCCCTGGGCCGTCAGATGCTCTCGAAGCTGAAGGTCTACAAGGGTGACCAGCACCCGCACGGCGCGCAGCAGCCGCAGCCGTTCGAGATCACCCAGGTCGCGCAGTAG
- a CDS encoding glycosyltransferase 87 family protein has translation MRTGKNDISGWLVRPASRHAWAVLVVVLAASAVHAGRVTSDGGMDNAIVVRAARTWLAGGSPYDDPHFLYLPSAVLAAAPQALLPPDVLRVLVPCVVTALPALGWACALRLHRVPLGSRLAVLGLIGLAVGFAPFGHLVRLGNWTVTAAPALPLALLLASRGRWTTAGAVIGAAVALKPLLAPVLLLFLFAGRWRALAAAALVPALACGGAALLMPDPAGFFTRTLPFLLHGDDGFVRLYEASPAAVLPRLGVPGALAQGLAVAAAGAGVLCAYVRWRRADPGPPRFAETGAGLMLSAFLVSRPSYDHYLLVVLPLLLAGLPYAGSVARGPWFWIALVPQAPGLTWPWLESERRRAFKDAFTLCVLAATVARRARAGAAAPGDHARARPGPEPEPAPATPF, from the coding sequence ATGCGGACGGGCAAAAACGACATCTCCGGGTGGTTGGTGCGACCGGCGAGCCGGCACGCGTGGGCGGTCCTCGTGGTGGTGCTGGCGGCGTCCGCGGTGCACGCGGGGCGTGTGACCTCGGACGGGGGGATGGACAACGCGATCGTCGTGCGGGCCGCCCGCACCTGGCTGGCCGGCGGCTCCCCGTACGACGATCCGCACTTCCTCTACCTCCCGAGCGCGGTGCTCGCCGCAGCCCCGCAGGCCCTGCTGCCTCCGGACGTGCTGCGGGTGCTGGTGCCGTGCGTGGTGACGGCCCTGCCGGCGCTGGGCTGGGCCTGTGCGCTGCGGCTGCACCGCGTGCCGCTCGGCAGCCGGCTGGCGGTCCTCGGGCTGATCGGGCTCGCGGTGGGCTTCGCGCCGTTCGGGCACCTGGTGCGCCTCGGCAACTGGACCGTGACGGCGGCGCCGGCCCTGCCGCTGGCCCTGCTGCTGGCGAGCCGGGGGCGGTGGACGACGGCGGGCGCCGTCATCGGCGCGGCCGTGGCGCTCAAGCCGCTGCTCGCGCCGGTCCTCCTGCTCTTCCTGTTCGCCGGGCGGTGGCGGGCGCTGGCGGCGGCCGCCCTGGTGCCCGCGCTGGCCTGTGGCGGGGCGGCGCTGCTGATGCCCGACCCGGCCGGCTTCTTCACCCGCACCCTGCCGTTCCTGCTGCACGGCGACGACGGCTTCGTCCGCCTCTACGAGGCCTCCCCGGCGGCCGTGCTGCCCCGGCTCGGGGTGCCGGGGGCGCTCGCCCAGGGGCTCGCGGTGGCGGCGGCCGGGGCCGGGGTGCTGTGCGCGTACGTCCGCTGGCGCCGTGCCGACCCGGGGCCGCCGCGGTTCGCGGAGACCGGGGCGGGCCTGATGCTCTCGGCCTTCCTCGTCTCCCGGCCCTCCTACGACCACTACCTCCTGGTCGTCCTGCCGCTGCTGCTCGCCGGGCTGCCGTACGCCGGCTCGGTGGCCCGGGGGCCCTGGTTCTGGATCGCGCTGGTGCCCCAGGCGCCGGGGCTGACCTGGCCCTGGCTGGAGTCGGAGCGGCGGCGGGCCTTCAAGGACGCGTTCACGCTGTGCGTGCTGGCGGCGACGGTCGCGCGGCGGGCCCGGGCCGGTGCGGCGGCCCCCGGCGACCACGCGCGCGCGAGGCCCGGGCCGGAGCCGGAGCCCGCCCCGGCGACTCCGTTTTGA
- a CDS encoding NAD(P)H-hydrate dehydratase yields MRTAYSVEMVRNAERELMARLPEGALMQRAAARLAAACAEVLGRVAGRVYGSRVVLLVGSGDNGGDALYAGARLARRGAGVTAVLLTPERAHGGGLAALRRAGGRVVESGSGSGSGSGSEAGSASGSGSGSAAASASASASGSGSAEGVIARADLVVDGIVGIGGKGGLREEAVPLADAAARSRAAVVAVDLPSGVDADTGQVRGTAVRADLTVTFGAHKPGLLVDPAREYAGTVRLVDIGLPLPNDAAELEALQHADVARLLPVPGAESDKYRRGVVGIAAGSARYPGAAVLAVAGALRGGAGAVRYVGPAGDAVIARYPETLVSDQGPKRAGRVQAWVVGPGAGDDAGTVAEVLAAEVPVLIDADGLRLADAAAVRGRTAPTLMTPHAGEAAALLGVSREEVEGARLASARELAARYGATVLLKGSTTVVAGAEGGPVRVNATGTSWLATAGSGDVLSGLAGSLLAAGLSARDAGSAGAYLHGLAGRFAAEGAPVGAHDVAGAIPRAWRDVARAS; encoded by the coding sequence ATGCGGACTGCGTACAGCGTGGAGATGGTCAGGAACGCCGAACGGGAGCTGATGGCACGGCTCCCGGAGGGGGCGTTGATGCAGCGGGCCGCGGCCAGACTCGCCGCCGCCTGCGCCGAGGTGCTCGGGCGGGTGGCCGGACGGGTCTACGGAAGCCGGGTGGTGCTGCTGGTCGGAAGCGGCGACAACGGCGGCGACGCCCTGTACGCCGGGGCGCGGCTGGCCCGGCGCGGGGCGGGCGTGACGGCGGTGCTGCTCACGCCGGAGCGCGCGCACGGCGGGGGGCTGGCGGCGTTGCGGCGGGCGGGGGGACGGGTCGTGGAGTCCGGGTCCGGTTCCGGCTCCGGTTCCGGTTCCGAAGCGGGGTCGGCGTCCGGGTCCGGGTCCGGGTCCGCAGCGGCGTCGGCGTCGGCGTCGGCGTCCGGGTCCGGGTCCGCCGAGGGAGTGATCGCGCGGGCCGACCTCGTCGTGGACGGCATCGTCGGGATCGGCGGCAAGGGCGGACTGCGGGAGGAGGCGGTACCGCTCGCCGACGCGGCCGCCCGGTCGCGGGCCGCCGTCGTCGCCGTCGACCTGCCGAGCGGCGTGGACGCGGACACCGGGCAGGTGCGCGGGACGGCCGTGCGGGCCGACCTGACGGTGACGTTCGGGGCGCACAAACCGGGGCTGCTGGTCGATCCGGCGCGGGAGTACGCGGGGACTGTGCGGCTGGTGGACATCGGGCTGCCGCTGCCGAACGACGCGGCCGAGCTGGAGGCGTTGCAGCACGCGGACGTGGCGCGGCTGCTGCCGGTACCGGGCGCGGAGAGCGACAAGTACCGGCGGGGGGTCGTCGGCATCGCCGCCGGGTCGGCCCGCTATCCGGGCGCGGCCGTGCTCGCCGTCGCCGGGGCGCTGCGGGGCGGTGCGGGGGCGGTGCGGTACGTCGGTCCGGCCGGGGACGCGGTGATCGCCCGCTACCCGGAGACGCTCGTGTCCGACCAGGGGCCGAAGCGGGCGGGGCGGGTGCAGGCGTGGGTCGTCGGGCCGGGGGCCGGGGACGACGCCGGGACCGTTGCGGAGGTGCTGGCCGCGGAGGTGCCGGTGCTGATCGACGCGGACGGGCTGCGGCTGGCCGACGCCGCGGCGGTGCGGGGGCGTACGGCGCCGACGCTGATGACGCCGCACGCCGGGGAGGCGGCGGCACTGCTCGGGGTGAGCCGGGAGGAGGTCGAGGGGGCACGGCTGGCCTCGGCGCGGGAGCTGGCGGCGCGGTACGGGGCGACGGTGCTGCTGAAGGGCTCGACGACGGTGGTGGCCGGGGCGGAGGGAGGCCCGGTACGGGTCAACGCGACGGGGACGTCGTGGCTCGCCACGGCCGGGAGCGGGGACGTGCTGTCCGGGCTGGCGGGGTCACTGCTGGCGGCGGGGCTGTCGGCGCGGGACGCGGGGAGCGCGGGGGCGTACCTGCACGGACTGGCGGGGCGGTTCGCGGCGGAGGGTGCGCCGGTGGGGGCGCACGATGTCGCGGGGGCGATTCCGCGGGCGTGGCGGGATGTGGCTCGGGCGAGTTGA
- a CDS encoding helix-turn-helix domain-containing protein encodes MALRREPTARQMRLAVELRRLRDSAGLATREAATLLGVSSAQISQIEMGLAGVSEKRLRRLAGNYACTDQALIDALVAMATDRTRGWWEEYRGLLPTPFLDLAELEHHATFLREAQFLYIPGPLQTEDYARAIYTDRIPELPGEDLELRVRHRMQRKVILDGDKPTPYEAIIHEAALRIRVGNRATLRAQLADLLERSGSKNITVRVIPFDLEGFGGSWTPMMLAGGLVPRLDTAVGDTPHTAVLIDSDAQLSVLRTLLHRLEAASLDPTRSRDFIHSLAKEA; translated from the coding sequence ATGGCACTGCGGCGCGAACCAACGGCACGCCAGATGCGCCTGGCAGTCGAGCTGCGCAGACTCCGCGATTCCGCAGGGCTCGCGACCCGGGAGGCGGCGACGCTGCTCGGAGTGAGCTCCGCCCAGATCAGCCAGATCGAGATGGGCCTCGCCGGGGTCAGTGAGAAGCGTCTGCGCCGGCTCGCCGGCAACTACGCCTGCACGGACCAGGCACTCATCGACGCCTTGGTAGCCATGGCGACCGATCGAACGCGCGGCTGGTGGGAGGAGTACCGGGGATTGCTGCCCACGCCGTTCCTCGACCTCGCCGAACTGGAGCACCACGCCACGTTCCTACGGGAGGCCCAGTTCCTCTACATCCCCGGCCCTCTGCAGACGGAGGACTACGCCCGCGCCATCTACACCGACAGGATCCCCGAACTACCCGGTGAGGACTTGGAGTTGCGTGTCCGACACCGGATGCAGCGGAAAGTGATCCTCGACGGCGACAAGCCCACACCGTACGAAGCGATCATCCACGAGGCGGCACTGCGCATCCGGGTGGGCAACCGTGCCACCCTGCGAGCCCAACTCGCCGACCTCCTCGAACGCTCCGGGTCAAAGAACATCACCGTGCGGGTCATCCCCTTCGATCTGGAGGGCTTCGGCGGATCCTGGACGCCGATGATGCTGGCTGGTGGTCTCGTGCCGAGACTCGACACAGCCGTTGGCGACACACCTCACACCGCAGTCCTCATCGATTCCGACGCACAGCTCAGCGTGCTCCGGACACTCCTACATAGACTGGAAGCCGCATCGCTGGACCCAACGCGTTCGCGTGACTTCATCCACAGCCTGGCCAAGGAAGCGTGA
- the glmM gene encoding phosphoglucosamine mutase produces the protein MGRLFGTDGVRGVANADLTAELALGLSVAAAHVLAEAGTFAGHRATAVVGRDPRASGEFLEAAVVAGLASAGVDVLRVGVLPTPAVAHLTGALGADLGVMLSASHNAMPDNGIKFFARGGHKLADELEDRIESVYAEHRTGAPWDRPTGAGVGRVRDYDQGLDQYVAHLVGVLPNRLDGLKIVLDEAHGAASRVSPEAFARAGAELVTIGAVPDGLNINDGCGSTHLDLLKAAVVEHGADLGIAHDGDADRCLAVDHTGAEVDGDQILAVLALAMRERDALRSDTVVATVMSNLGFKLAMEREGIRFAQTGVGDRYVLEEMKEHGYALGGEQSGHVIILDHATTGDGTLTGLMLAARVAQTGRTLRDLASVMERLPQVLINVPDVDKSRVTTSAELATAVAEAERELGSTGRVLLRPSGTEPLVRVMVEAADIEQARSVAGRLADSVKSSLG, from the coding sequence GTGGGACGACTCTTCGGCACGGACGGCGTGCGCGGTGTCGCCAACGCGGATCTGACGGCCGAGCTGGCGCTCGGCCTCTCCGTCGCCGCGGCGCACGTACTGGCCGAGGCGGGCACCTTCGCCGGGCACCGGGCGACCGCGGTGGTCGGACGGGACCCGCGCGCCTCCGGGGAGTTCCTGGAGGCCGCCGTGGTCGCGGGCCTGGCCAGCGCCGGCGTGGACGTGCTGCGGGTCGGCGTGCTGCCGACGCCCGCGGTGGCCCACCTCACCGGCGCCCTCGGCGCCGACCTCGGCGTGATGCTCTCCGCCAGCCACAACGCCATGCCCGACAACGGCATCAAGTTCTTCGCCCGCGGCGGCCACAAGCTCGCCGACGAGCTGGAGGACCGCATCGAGTCCGTCTACGCGGAGCACCGCACCGGCGCCCCCTGGGACCGCCCGACCGGCGCCGGCGTGGGCCGGGTGCGGGACTACGACCAGGGGCTCGACCAGTACGTCGCCCACCTCGTCGGCGTCCTCCCGAACCGGCTGGACGGGCTGAAGATCGTCCTCGACGAGGCGCACGGCGCGGCCTCCCGGGTCTCGCCGGAGGCGTTCGCGCGGGCCGGCGCCGAGCTGGTCACCATCGGCGCGGTGCCGGACGGCCTCAACATCAACGACGGCTGCGGCTCCACCCATCTCGACCTGCTCAAGGCCGCCGTCGTCGAGCACGGCGCCGACCTGGGCATCGCCCACGACGGCGACGCCGACCGCTGCCTGGCCGTGGACCACACCGGCGCGGAGGTGGACGGCGACCAGATCCTGGCCGTGCTCGCGCTGGCGATGCGGGAGCGGGACGCGCTGCGCTCGGACACGGTCGTCGCGACCGTCATGTCCAACCTGGGCTTCAAGCTCGCCATGGAGCGCGAGGGCATCCGGTTCGCACAGACCGGGGTCGGTGACCGGTACGTCCTGGAGGAGATGAAGGAGCACGGCTACGCCCTCGGCGGCGAGCAGTCCGGCCACGTCATCATCCTCGACCACGCCACCACCGGCGACGGCACGCTGACCGGCCTGATGCTGGCGGCACGGGTCGCGCAGACCGGCCGTACACTCCGGGACCTCGCGTCCGTCATGGAGCGGCTGCCGCAGGTGCTGATCAACGTGCCGGACGTGGACAAGTCCCGGGTGACGACCTCCGCGGAGCTGGCGACCGCCGTCGCGGAGGCCGAGCGGGAGCTGGGCAGCACCGGGCGGGTGCTGCTGCGGCCCTCGGGGACCGAGCCGCTGGTGCGGGTGATGGTCGAGGCGGCGGATATCGAGCAGGCTCGGTCGGTCGCCGGGCGGCTGGCCGATTCGGTGAAGTCCTCGCTGGGGTAG
- the glmS gene encoding glutamine--fructose-6-phosphate transaminase (isomerizing), which produces MCGIVGYVGSQSALDVVMAGLKRLEYRGYDSAGVAVLADGGLATAKRAGKLVNLDKELAERPLPAAVTGIGHTRWATHGGPTDANAHPHLDNAGRVAVVHNGIIENFAPLRAELAERGHELTSETDTEVVAHLLAEEFSACADLAEAMRLVCRRLEGAFTLVAVHADAPDVVVGARRNSPLVVGVGEGEAFLASDVAAFIAHTRDAVELGQDQVVELRPGGVTVTGFDGAPADVRSYHVDWDASAAEKGGYASFMLKEIAEQPKAIADTLLGRVDGSGTLSLDEVRIPTAVLREVDKVVVVACGTAYHAGLIAKYAIEHWTRIPCEVELASEFRYRDPILDQQTLVVAISQSGETMDTLMALRHAREQGAKVLAICNTNGSTIPRESDAVLYTHAGPEVAVASTKAFLTQLVACYLVALYLGQVRGTKYGDEIRDVVRDLSRISGAVEQVLETMEPVRELARSLAHKDTVLFLGRHVGHPVALEGALKLKELAYMHAEGFAAGELKHGPIALIEEDLPVVVVVPSPRGRSVLHDKIVSNIQEIRARGARTVVIAEEGDEAVVPYADHLVRVPATPTLLQPLVATVPLQVFACELATARGNEVDQPRNLAKSVTVE; this is translated from the coding sequence ATGTGCGGAATCGTGGGATACGTGGGATCTCAGTCGGCGCTCGACGTCGTGATGGCCGGGCTGAAGCGGCTCGAGTACCGGGGGTACGACTCGGCGGGCGTCGCCGTACTGGCGGACGGCGGCCTCGCCACCGCCAAGCGCGCCGGGAAACTGGTCAACCTGGACAAGGAACTGGCCGAACGGCCACTGCCGGCCGCCGTGACCGGAATCGGCCACACCCGTTGGGCCACACACGGCGGCCCGACCGACGCCAACGCCCACCCGCACCTCGACAACGCGGGCCGGGTGGCCGTGGTCCACAACGGCATCATCGAGAACTTCGCTCCCCTGCGCGCCGAACTGGCGGAGCGCGGCCACGAGCTGACCTCCGAGACCGACACCGAGGTCGTCGCCCACCTGCTCGCCGAGGAGTTCTCCGCCTGCGCGGACCTCGCCGAGGCGATGCGGCTGGTGTGCCGGCGCCTGGAGGGCGCGTTCACGCTGGTCGCGGTGCACGCGGACGCGCCGGACGTGGTCGTGGGCGCGCGCCGCAACTCGCCGCTCGTGGTGGGCGTGGGGGAGGGCGAGGCCTTCCTCGCCTCGGACGTGGCGGCCTTCATCGCCCACACCCGGGACGCCGTCGAGCTGGGCCAGGACCAGGTCGTCGAGCTGCGCCCGGGCGGCGTCACGGTCACCGGCTTCGACGGCGCTCCGGCCGACGTCCGCTCCTACCACGTCGACTGGGACGCCTCGGCCGCAGAGAAGGGCGGCTACGCCTCCTTCATGCTCAAGGAGATCGCCGAGCAGCCGAAGGCGATCGCCGACACCCTGCTGGGCCGCGTCGACGGCTCCGGGACGCTGAGCCTGGACGAGGTGCGCATCCCCACGGCGGTGCTCCGGGAGGTCGACAAGGTCGTCGTCGTCGCGTGCGGCACGGCCTACCACGCCGGGCTGATCGCCAAGTACGCCATCGAGCACTGGACGCGGATTCCCTGCGAGGTGGAGCTGGCCAGCGAGTTCCGCTACCGCGACCCGATCCTCGACCAGCAGACCCTGGTCGTCGCGATCTCCCAGTCCGGCGAGACCATGGACACCCTCATGGCCCTGCGCCACGCCCGCGAGCAGGGCGCGAAGGTGCTCGCCATCTGCAACACCAACGGCTCGACGATCCCCCGCGAGTCCGACGCGGTCCTCTACACGCACGCCGGCCCCGAGGTCGCCGTCGCCTCCACCAAGGCCTTCCTCACCCAGTTGGTCGCCTGCTACCTCGTCGCCCTCTACCTCGGCCAGGTGCGCGGCACGAAGTACGGCGACGAGATCCGCGACGTCGTGCGCGACCTGTCCCGGATCTCCGGCGCGGTCGAGCAGGTCCTGGAGACGATGGAGCCCGTACGGGAGCTGGCGCGCTCCCTCGCCCACAAGGACACGGTGCTCTTCCTGGGCCGGCACGTCGGCCACCCGGTCGCCCTCGAAGGCGCCCTCAAGCTCAAGGAGCTGGCGTACATGCACGCCGAGGGCTTCGCGGCGGGCGAGCTGAAGCACGGGCCGATCGCGCTGATCGAGGAGGACCTGCCGGTCGTGGTCGTGGTGCCGTCCCCGCGCGGGCGCTCCGTGCTCCACGACAAGATCGTGTCCAACATCCAGGAGATCCGGGCGCGCGGCGCCCGCACCGTCGTCATCGCCGAGGAGGGCGACGAGGCGGTCGTCCCCTACGCCGACCACCTCGTACGCGTCCCGGCCACCCCGACGCTGCTCCAGCCGCTGGTGGCGACGGTCCCGCTCCAGGTCTTCGCCTGCGAGCTGGCGACGGCCCGGGGCAACGAGGTGGATCAGCCCCGGAACCTGGCGAAGTCGGTGACGGTGGAGTGA
- the rpsI gene encoding 30S ribosomal protein S9 yields MAETTAEQPLEEIDIDSYTTESEVPVEGEYTSESMASAFGEPQPAAGLGRRKNAIARVRIVPGTGKWKINGRTLEDYFPNKVHQQEVNEPFKVLELEGRYDVIARIAGGGVSGQAGALRLGVARALNEADVDNNRGALKKAGFLRRDDRAVERKKAGLKKARKAPQYSKR; encoded by the coding sequence GTGGCCGAGACCACTGCCGAGCAGCCGCTCGAAGAGATCGACATCGACAGCTACACCACCGAGTCCGAGGTGCCCGTCGAGGGCGAGTACACCTCGGAGTCCATGGCCTCCGCCTTCGGCGAGCCCCAGCCGGCCGCCGGCCTGGGCCGTCGCAAGAACGCCATCGCCCGTGTCCGGATCGTCCCGGGCACCGGCAAGTGGAAGATCAACGGCCGCACCCTCGAGGACTACTTCCCGAACAAGGTGCACCAGCAGGAAGTCAACGAGCCCTTCAAGGTGCTCGAGCTCGAGGGCCGCTACGACGTCATCGCCCGCATCGCCGGTGGCGGCGTCTCCGGCCAGGCCGGTGCGCTCCGTCTCGGTGTCGCCCGCGCCCTGAACGAGGCCGACGTCGACAACAACCGCGGCGCCCTCAAGAAGGCCGGCTTCCTGCGCCGCGACGACCGTGCGGTCGAGCGCAAGAAGGCCGGTCTGAAGAAGGCCCGCAAGGCTCCGCAGTACAGCAAGCGCTAA
- a CDS encoding ATP-binding protein, producing MPETDPWEYSLYIPNDARAVTVCRRTLRLILTMHGLIGMVDVAELLATELVSNAVRHTKGPAALRVRWSGNGVLRIGAWDADPTPPEPPLPFERGLGAEEGRGLALVRACADVWGWQPLAREGNRGKYVWCELGTAARAA from the coding sequence ATGCCCGAAACCGACCCGTGGGAGTACTCCCTCTACATCCCGAACGACGCCCGCGCCGTCACCGTCTGCCGCCGTACCCTCCGCCTCATCCTCACGATGCACGGCCTGATCGGCATGGTCGACGTGGCGGAACTGCTCGCCACGGAGCTGGTGTCGAACGCCGTACGGCACACCAAGGGGCCGGCCGCCCTGCGGGTGCGCTGGTCGGGCAACGGCGTGCTGCGGATCGGCGCGTGGGACGCGGACCCGACGCCGCCGGAGCCTCCGCTCCCCTTCGAACGGGGCCTGGGCGCCGAGGAGGGGCGGGGTCTGGCCCTGGTGCGGGCCTGCGCCGACGTGTGGGGCTGGCAGCCGCTGGCCAGGGAGGGCAACCGGGGCAAGTACGTCTGGTGCGAACTGGGCACCGCCGCGCGGGCGGCGTGA